A genomic window from bacterium Unc6 includes:
- a CDS encoding rubredoxin — translation MEKYICDVCGYVYDPSIGDPENGVRPGTAFENISDDWVCPVCDASKNEFSPA, via the coding sequence ATGGAAAAATATATCTGTGATGTATGTGGATATGTCTATGACCCGTCCATAGGAGACCCTGAAAACGGTGTTCGGCCCGGAACTGCTTTTGAGAATATTTCTGATGATTGGGTATGTCCTGTATGTGACGCTTCTAAAAATGAGTTTTCACCTGCATAA
- the gpsA gene encoding glycerol-3-phosphate dehydrogenase (catalyzes the NAD(P)H-dependent reduction of glycerol 3-phosphate to glycerone phosphate): MKIAVIGDGGWGTTLAIILCNKGYDVNIWSAFENYARYISENMENPKYLPGIRLPSNLEITHSVEDTVKDIQIIVFAVPSNYIRSVAGLFSNKGLENKIVLSAAKGIEENTLKTMSEVLREVLLLKNIAVISGPNIAIEIAKGLPASTVIACIDNNIARRLQEIFIGKNFRAYTTDDVIGVEMGGALKNIIAIAAGVSDGLGFGANTKAALMVRGMVEITRLGIALGGRRETFFGLSGMGDLITTCLSANSRNRTFGESICSGENPLEIFSKSIFVIEGVRTTKAALGLALRYSIEMPITKEVNDIIFNKKDPRCAVEDLMTRAAKPE, encoded by the coding sequence GTGAAAATAGCAGTTATCGGTGATGGCGGATGGGGGACAACCCTTGCAATAATTTTGTGCAATAAAGGGTATGATGTAAATATCTGGAGTGCGTTTGAGAATTATGCAAGATACATAAGTGAAAACATGGAAAATCCTAAATATCTGCCGGGTATAAGGCTCCCATCAAACCTTGAAATTACACACAGTGTGGAAGATACTGTTAAAGATATACAGATTATTGTTTTTGCAGTCCCATCAAATTATATCCGCTCTGTGGCAGGGCTGTTCAGCAACAAGGGATTGGAAAACAAGATTGTTTTAAGCGCCGCAAAAGGCATAGAAGAAAATACTCTTAAAACAATGAGCGAGGTGTTAAGGGAGGTTCTTTTATTAAAAAATATTGCAGTAATATCAGGACCTAACATTGCTATAGAAATAGCAAAAGGATTGCCTGCAAGCACAGTTATTGCTTGTATTGACAACAATATTGCACGCAGACTGCAAGAAATATTCATAGGCAAAAATTTCAGGGCATACACAACAGATGATGTTATTGGCGTTGAAATGGGCGGGGCATTAAAAAATATAATTGCAATTGCTGCTGGCGTATCAGACGGGCTTGGGTTTGGAGCAAACACAAAGGCTGCACTTATGGTCAGAGGTATGGTTGAGATAACAAGGCTCGGGATTGCATTGGGGGGAAGAAGGGAAACTTTTTTTGGTTTAAGCGGAATGGGAGATTTGATTACAACCTGTTTAAGCGCAAACAGCAGAAACAGAACATTTGGGGAAAGCATATGCAGTGGTGAAAATCCCTTAGAGATATTTTCTAAAAGTATCTTTGTAATTGAAGGAGTCCGAACAACGAAGGCTGCTCTTGGACTTGCTTTAAGATACAGCATAGAAATGCCTATAACAAAAGAAGTTAATGATATAATATTTAACAAAAAAGACCCACGGTGTGCGGTAGAAGATCTTATGACAAGGGCCGCAAAACCAGAATAG
- a CDS encoding acyl-phosphate glycerol 3-phosphate acyltransferase, with the protein MISTLIIILSFLLGSIPTGYIIGKTIAGLDIRKIGSGNIGATNVFRVLNKKMGVFVLVIDILKGIGPCLIANIFISQFEFVLVCAIAAVVGHNWTPWLLFKGGKGVATSLGAVLGISIIEPSLFQAVGVLFLIWIITFLIFRIVSVSSILTAFFLPLALPFFSDSEKRPYILIFAIILGFMIVLKHVPNIRRVIKGEEKRLL; encoded by the coding sequence ATGATAAGCACACTTATAATTATTTTAAGTTTTCTGCTTGGAAGTATTCCCACAGGTTATATAATAGGAAAAACTATTGCGGGGCTTGATATAAGGAAAATTGGAAGTGGAAATATTGGAGCAACAAATGTATTTCGTGTCTTGAATAAAAAGATGGGTGTTTTTGTTCTTGTTATAGATATACTGAAAGGTATTGGACCTTGCTTGATTGCAAATATTTTTATATCGCAATTTGAATTTGTACTTGTCTGTGCTATTGCTGCTGTGGTGGGACACAACTGGACACCCTGGCTTTTGTTCAAAGGAGGCAAGGGGGTTGCCACATCATTAGGCGCAGTATTAGGTATAAGCATTATTGAACCCTCATTGTTTCAGGCAGTAGGCGTGTTATTTTTAATATGGATTATAACATTTCTAATATTTAGAATAGTTTCGGTTTCTTCAATTCTTACAGCCTTTTTTTTACCGCTGGCGCTTCCTTTTTTTTCGGACTCTGAAAAAAGGCCCTATATACTTATATTTGCAATTATTTTAGGATTTATGATTGTATTAAAGCATGTACCCAATATAAGACGCGTAATAAAAGGTGAAGAAAAGAGGCTTTTGTGA
- a CDS encoding protein-L-isoaspartate O-methyltransferase — protein MGSELEKKRQQMVSLIRQKGITDERVLNAMSVIPREKFVLPAFFNEAYEDHPLSIGYGQTISQPYIIALMTRLLSPLPNDVILEIGTGSGYQAAILSLLCQKVYTVERIPELARKAENTLAELGIENVQVFVSDGTLGLPEFSPYDGIIVTAASPQVPASVVQQLKDGGRLVIPVGERDFQSLLRISLKDGKKYTEDFGGCVFVPLIGKQGWRENIGL, from the coding sequence ATGGGAAGTGAACTTGAGAAAAAAAGACAGCAGATGGTATCTCTTATAAGACAAAAGGGGATAACAGATGAAAGAGTTTTGAATGCTATGTCTGTTATTCCTCGCGAGAAGTTTGTTTTGCCCGCCTTTTTTAATGAAGCGTATGAAGACCATCCTCTGAGTATCGGATATGGACAGACAATATCCCAGCCCTATATTATTGCTCTTATGACCCGCCTTCTTTCTCCTCTACCTAATGATGTTATTCTTGAGATTGGAACAGGTTCTGGGTATCAGGCTGCAATCCTTTCACTTCTGTGTCAAAAAGTTTACACCGTTGAAAGAATTCCTGAACTTGCCAGAAAAGCAGAAAACACGCTGGCAGAACTTGGGATTGAAAATGTCCAGGTTTTTGTTTCAGACGGAACACTGGGGCTGCCTGAATTTTCGCCATATGATGGTATAATAGTTACAGCTGCATCTCCACAGGTTCCTGCGTCTGTTGTCCAACAATTAAAAGACGGCGGAAGGCTGGTTATCCCTGTCGGAGAAAGAGACTTTCAGTCCCTGTTGCGTATATCATTAAAAGATGGTAAAAAGTATACAGAAGATTTTGGAGGGTGTGTGTTTGTTCCGCTAATAGGCAAACAAGGCTGGAGGGAAAACATAGGGTTATGA
- a CDS encoding modification methylase FokI: MKYIGNKQRLLDFIDSVVQKEGLPQNGIFIDIFTGTTNVAQHYKKKGYRIIANDFMTYSYVFQQAYIKNNQVPKFNNLLHSRNFNINPKSLKSKYEPLKIVIDYLNKLPGKKGFIFQNYAPDGKFKRQFFSNENAMRIDATRGQLDKWEKDGLVNESEFYILLASLIDAADFVANISGTYGAYLKIWRSMALKPFTMSAPNLIESNLEHWIYQEDSNKIIGDLKGDIFYIDPPYNTRQYAANFHILETLARWDNPQVYGKTGLRPYEEQKSAYSQRTKCEDAFADLINKARTDYILMSYNNEGIIPHKFILDTLGRKGEVKVYTKNYRRFRTERDHENRHYKVPDDKVQELIYFVKVR, from the coding sequence ATGAAATATATTGGCAACAAACAAAGATTGCTGGATTTTATAGATAGTGTAGTCCAAAAAGAAGGGTTGCCTCAAAATGGAATTTTTATTGATATTTTTACCGGGACGACCAACGTAGCCCAACATTACAAGAAAAAGGGATATAGGATTATAGCTAACGATTTTATGACTTATTCGTATGTTTTTCAGCAGGCTTACATAAAAAATAATCAAGTTCCTAAATTTAATAATCTTTTACATTCAAGAAATTTCAATATAAATCCTAAATCATTAAAAAGTAAATATGAGCCATTAAAAATCGTGATTGATTATTTGAATAAATTGCCGGGCAAAAAAGGGTTTATTTTTCAGAATTACGCCCCCGATGGAAAATTTAAGAGGCAATTCTTTTCAAATGAAAATGCTATGCGCATAGATGCTACAAGAGGGCAACTGGATAAATGGGAAAAAGATGGATTAGTTAACGAGAGTGAATTTTATATTTTACTTGCTTCTTTAATTGATGCGGCCGATTTTGTGGCCAATATCTCTGGCACTTATGGTGCTTACCTCAAAATTTGGCGTTCTATGGCCCTGAAACCATTTACAATGTCAGCTCCTAATTTAATTGAGAGCAATTTAGAACATTGGATTTATCAAGAGGACTCAAATAAAATTATTGGTGATTTAAAAGGTGATATTTTTTACATTGACCCTCCCTATAACACAAGGCAATATGCCGCTAATTTCCATATTTTAGAAACCTTAGCTCGTTGGGATAATCCGCAAGTTTATGGCAAGACGGGTTTAAGACCTTATGAGGAACAAAAATCAGCTTACTCCCAGCGGACTAAATGCGAAGATGCTTTTGCTGACCTTATCAATAAAGCCAGAACCGATTATATTTTAATGAGTTATAACAATGAGGGGATTATCCCCCACAAATTTATTTTAGACACATTGGGAAGAAAGGGAGAAGTAAAAGTTTACACAAAGAATTATCGTCGTTTTCGCACCGAAAGAGACCACGAAAACAGGCACTATAAAGTGCCTGACGATAAGGTTCAAGAGCTAATTTATTTCGTGAAAGTAAGATAA
- a CDS encoding radical SAM protein has translation MPQIKRKTLLYKSGVEYADFCINHVEGCAHGCTFRCYAMMMKIRCGVIKNCKEWLKPKIVVNTLELLDKEIPKYKHKIKFVHLCFSTDPFMYKYPEVADLSLKIIERLNKDNIRSVVLTKGIYPKVLVNTEKYGKNNEYGITIVSLDKGFKKRFEPYSALYKDRIRSLKYLHDKGLKTWISMEPYPTPNLIKQDLRKILKEVSFVDKIIFGKLNYNVESSQSGYNGDFYHGCAELVVDFCKNKGIEYHIKYGTQKKDNRKTEKIFAKNIPENFELKYTKQPTLSL, from the coding sequence ATTCCTCAAATAAAAAGGAAAACTCTCTTATACAAAAGCGGTGTTGAATATGCTGATTTTTGTATAAATCATGTAGAAGGTTGCGCCCATGGTTGCACTTTTCGTTGTTATGCGATGATGATGAAAATAAGGTGCGGGGTTATTAAAAATTGTAAAGAATGGCTAAAGCCAAAAATAGTAGTTAATACTCTGGAGTTATTGGATAAAGAAATTCCTAAATATAAACACAAAATTAAATTTGTTCATTTGTGTTTTTCCACCGACCCGTTTATGTATAAATATCCGGAAGTGGCGGATCTGTCTCTAAAAATAATTGAGAGGTTGAATAAAGACAATATCCGCTCTGTTGTTTTAACAAAAGGAATTTATCCGAAAGTTTTAGTTAATACTGAAAAATATGGCAAGAATAACGAATATGGGATTACTATTGTTTCTTTGGATAAAGGATTTAAAAAAAGATTTGAGCCGTACTCGGCCCTATACAAGGATAGGATTAGATCATTAAAATATTTGCACGATAAAGGGTTGAAAACTTGGATTAGCATGGAGCCATACCCGACACCGAATTTAATAAAACAAGATTTACGAAAAATTTTGAAGGAAGTTTCTTTTGTAGATAAAATTATTTTCGGAAAACTAAATTATAATGTAGAGTCAAGTCAATCCGGCTACAATGGAGATTTTTATCATGGTTGTGCCGAACTGGTCGTTGATTTCTGCAAAAATAAAGGAATAGAATATCATATTAAATACGGAACGCAGAAAAAAGACAACAGAAAAACAGAAAAAATTTTCGCAAAAAATATTCCCGAAAATTTTGAATTGAAATATACAAAACAACCCACCCTGTCTTTATAA
- a CDS encoding tRNA (N(6)-L-threonylcarbamoyladenosine(37)-C(2))-methylthiotransferase MtaB, with product MNKFYVHTFGCKVNQYESEKIRRELLLCGMREAKELKDAGLVILNTCTVTSRADADARNFIRLCSKNNSKVVLTGCYAQRAKEYLSKIDGVCCVVPQDQKQRIVENLLSAGLVLRISNARVDTLDGIKNHTRAFLKIQDGCNRFCTYCIVPYVRKELYSRNKNDVIKEAQGMINKNIKEIVLCGTHTGLYPHLSDVIEDIIKIEADFRVRLSSIEINEIDDKVLKIAVGNKKFCRHFHIPLQSGDNEILKKMARRYTRDFYLNRIKEIQQLCPDISVTTDVIVGFPSEKESAFHNTVSLIREANFLKVHIFPYSKREGTPASRFPEQLDCSIIKQRCRFLAKISRECSKKYLKNFRGKKVDVLIEKNKEGFSYGYSSNYIPVYVDKQCPANEFVRVRISEEYKNGVKGEIDETD from the coding sequence ATGAATAAATTTTATGTTCATACATTCGGATGCAAGGTAAATCAATATGAATCAGAAAAAATAAGAAGAGAGCTTCTTTTATGCGGTATGAGGGAGGCTAAAGAGTTAAAAGATGCAGGACTTGTTATATTAAATACCTGCACTGTAACATCAAGGGCTGATGCAGATGCAAGAAATTTTATAAGGTTGTGTTCAAAAAACAATTCAAAAGTTGTTCTGACAGGTTGTTATGCACAAAGGGCAAAAGAATATTTATCAAAAATAGACGGTGTGTGCTGTGTCGTTCCGCAGGACCAGAAACAAAGAATTGTGGAAAATCTCTTAAGTGCGGGGCTTGTCCTGCGGATCTCCAATGCAAGGGTTGATACTTTAGATGGGATAAAAAATCATACAAGAGCATTTTTAAAGATACAGGACGGATGTAACAGGTTCTGCACATACTGTATTGTTCCTTATGTAAGAAAAGAATTGTATTCAAGAAATAAGAACGATGTTATAAAAGAAGCGCAGGGTATGATAAACAAAAACATTAAGGAGATTGTTCTTTGCGGCACGCACACAGGGCTTTATCCACATCTGTCTGATGTTATTGAAGATATTATAAAGATAGAGGCTGATTTCAGGGTAAGATTAAGTTCAATAGAGATAAATGAGATAGATGACAAAGTCTTAAAAATCGCAGTGGGTAATAAAAAGTTCTGTCGGCATTTTCATATTCCATTACAGAGCGGAGATAATGAAATATTAAAAAAGATGGCAAGAAGATATACAAGGGACTTTTATTTAAACAGAATAAAAGAGATACAACAATTATGTCCCGATATATCTGTTACAACAGATGTTATTGTGGGTTTCCCTTCTGAAAAAGAGTCAGCTTTTCACAATACAGTATCACTTATCAGGGAGGCTAATTTTTTAAAGGTTCATATTTTTCCATACAGCAAAAGAGAGGGAACACCTGCAAGCAGATTTCCCGAGCAATTAGATTGCAGTATTATAAAACAAAGATGCAGGTTTTTGGCAAAGATTTCAAGAGAGTGTTCAAAAAAATATTTGAAAAATTTTAGGGGCAAGAAAGTGGATGTTCTTATAGAAAAAAATAAAGAAGGATTTTCATATGGCTATTCCTCAAACTATATTCCTGTGTATGTAGATAAACAATGCCCTGCAAATGAATTTGTAAGGGTTCGCATATCAGAGGAATACAAAAACGGCGTAAAAGGAGAAATAGATGAAACAGATTGA
- a CDS encoding flavodoxin produces the protein MKILIIYYSSTGNTEKMAELVERGVKEEGVEVQTKKVEEVNVEELLKADGIIIGSPTYYGSMAAQIKELLDKSVVFHGKLEGKVGAAFSSSANIGGGNETTITDILKALLIHGMIIQGDPEGGHYGVVSIGAPDSRVKAQCRRLGKRVAKLVKKIE, from the coding sequence ATGAAGATTTTAATCATCTACTATTCGTCTACGGGAAATACTGAAAAGATGGCAGAGTTAGTAGAAAGAGGAGTAAAAGAAGAAGGAGTAGAAGTTCAGACAAAGAAGGTAGAAGAAGTAAATGTAGAAGAACTGCTTAAAGCAGATGGCATTATCATTGGTTCTCCTACTTATTATGGCTCAATGGCAGCTCAGATTAAAGAACTTCTGGATAAAAGTGTTGTTTTTCATGGAAAATTAGAAGGAAAAGTTGGAGCTGCTTTTTCCTCTTCAGCCAATATCGGCGGAGGAAATGAAACGACCATCACTGATATTCTTAAAGCCCTTCTTATCCACGGAATGATTATTCAAGGAGACCCTGAAGGCGGTCATTACGGAGTGGTTTCTATCGGTGCTCCAGATTCCCGCGTAAAAGCCCAGTGCAGAAGATTAGGAAAAAGAGTTGCCAAATTGGTAAAAAAGATAGAATAA
- a CDS encoding ketol-acid reductoisomerase, with translation MAKIFYDKDADLKYLKNKTVGIIGYGIQGRAQGLNLKDSGICVVVSDVPGTANWVQAEKDDFKPVSTEEAAEQSDVIQILTQDDVQSRVYKTSVEKHLTEGKALLFSHGFNVHFNQIVPPKNVDVLMIAPKGPGSLVRAQYVEGKGVPCLLAVFQEYTGKAMQIGLGFAKAIGGTRAGVIETTFKEETETDLFGEQVVLCGGVSELIKAGFETLVEAGYQPEIAYFECLHELKLIVDMIYECGIQGMRKRVSDTAEYGDITRGKRIINKCTKEEMKKILKEIQNGEFAREWILENQAGRPVFNALEKKDNTHPIEIIGQKLRGMMDWIKK, from the coding sequence ATGGCAAAAATATTTTATGACAAAGATGCTGATTTAAAATATCTGAAAAATAAAACAGTAGGAATCATAGGCTACGGAATACAGGGAAGAGCGCAAGGGCTTAACCTGAAAGACAGCGGTATTTGTGTTGTTGTGTCGGATGTCCCGGGAACTGCTAACTGGGTTCAGGCGGAAAAAGACGATTTTAAGCCTGTTTCAACGGAAGAAGCAGCAGAACAATCCGATGTGATACAGATACTTACACAAGATGATGTCCAGTCCCGTGTTTATAAAACAAGTGTTGAGAAACACCTAACTGAAGGGAAAGCACTTCTTTTCTCACATGGTTTTAATGTCCACTTTAATCAGATTGTTCCGCCTAAAAATGTTGATGTATTGATGATTGCTCCCAAAGGACCCGGAAGTTTGGTAAGGGCCCAGTATGTTGAAGGGAAAGGAGTTCCCTGCCTCTTGGCAGTTTTTCAGGAATATACAGGGAAAGCTATGCAGATTGGTCTTGGGTTTGCAAAGGCGATAGGAGGTACCAGAGCAGGTGTAATTGAAACAACATTTAAAGAAGAAACTGAAACAGACCTTTTTGGCGAACAGGTTGTTCTTTGTGGAGGTGTGTCAGAACTTATAAAGGCTGGTTTTGAGACACTTGTAGAAGCAGGCTATCAGCCTGAGATTGCATACTTTGAGTGTTTACATGAACTAAAACTTATAGTAGATATGATTTATGAATGCGGTATTCAGGGAATGAGAAAAAGAGTATCTGATACCGCAGAATATGGAGATATTACAAGGGGTAAAAGAATTATAAATAAGTGCACAAAAGAAGAAATGAAAAAGATATTAAAAGAAATACAGAATGGAGAATTTGCAAGGGAATGGATACTTGAAAATCAGGCAGGTCGTCCTGTATTCAATGCACTTGAGAAAAAAGACAATACACATCCAATAGAAATAATAGGACAAAAGTTAAGAGGAATGATGGATTGGATAAAGAAGTAG